Proteins encoded in a region of the Buchnera aphidicola (Thelaxes suberi) genome:
- the rplW gene encoding 50S ribosomal protein L23 has protein sequence MIPESRILKILCSPKISEKSSIFLEKTNTVILKVLRDANKLEVKEAVEKILLVQVKKVNTLIVKGKNKKHKGKNYTLKKWKKAFITLHPGQKLDFISDK, from the coding sequence ATGATTCCAGAATCAAGAATACTAAAAATTTTATGTTCTCCAAAAATTTCAGAAAAATCCTCTATATTTTTAGAAAAAACAAACACAGTTATACTGAAAGTGTTGCGAGATGCTAACAAACTAGAAGTTAAAGAAGCTGTAGAAAAAATATTATTAGTACAGGTAAAAAAGGTTAACACGCTGATAGTAAAAGGTAAAAATAAGAAACATAAAGGTAAAAATTATACGCTTAAAAAATGGAAAAAAGCGTTTATTACTCTTCATCCAGGTCAAAAATTAGATTTTATAAGTGATAAATAG
- the rplC gene encoding 50S ribosomal protein L3 — translation MIGLVGKKVGMTRIFNEEGISIPVSVIKINDHYVTQIKHDITNNRYAIQITTGVKKIHKVNKPDFGHFKKAGVHPGIGLWEFRIINVQDYNVGKKIKINVFNNVKKVDITGIAKGKGFAGTVKRWNFRTQDATHGNSLSHRAPGSIGQNQTPGRVFKGKKMAGHLGNHRVTIQNIKIIHIDVDEKILLVKGGVPGSINSNLVIKPAIKL, via the coding sequence ATGATAGGTTTAGTTGGAAAAAAAGTAGGTATGACTCGTATTTTCAATGAAGAAGGCATATCTATTCCAGTAAGTGTAATTAAAATTAATGATCATTATGTTACACAAATTAAGCACGATATTACAAACAATAGATATGCGATTCAAATAACAACTGGCGTAAAAAAAATACATAAAGTTAATAAACCGGATTTTGGTCATTTTAAGAAAGCTGGAGTTCATCCAGGGATTGGTTTATGGGAATTTCGTATAATCAATGTTCAAGATTATAATGTAGGAAAAAAAATAAAAATTAATGTTTTTAATAATGTTAAAAAAGTAGATATTACAGGTATTGCTAAAGGTAAAGGATTTGCAGGAACAGTAAAAAGATGGAATTTTAGAACACAAGATGCTACACACGGTAATTCTCTATCTCATCGAGCTCCTGGTTCTATTGGTCAAAATCAAACACCTGGTAGAGTTTTTAAAGGAAAAAAAATGGCTGGTCATTTAGGTAACCATCGAGTGACTATACAAAATATTAAAATTATACATATAGATGTGGATGAAAAAATACTTTTAGTTAAAGGTGGAGTGCCTGGATCGATTAATAGTAATCTCGTTATTAAACCAGCCATCAAGTTGTGA
- the tsgA gene encoding MFS transporter TsgA, which translates to MIKNDVIKITLIGFLSYFLTGSLIVVTGTIIGDIAQYFKKSIPQMSFTFTYLNIGILISMLIEIFLINKISIKKQLIFGFILTILAICGLISSHQIITFAISIFIFGIISGMTMSIGTYLITNLYTGSERGRKLLLTDSCFSLAGIIIPIYASKAISNHLHWYMIYIFISIIYCIIMLLTINTDFNKIFVTKHHPIKNLNITNYPSIWLNISILSCTVFLYILGQLSFISWVPEYLIHKFNLSIIQSGKIISIFWMFYMIGMWFFSFILKFFELQKILVILSGLSTLFMYLFIQTNTIFLLYLYISFLGFVSSAIYSISITIASLQTKYPSSKLINLILIAGTLGSLFTFIITKPLIITYGIKTALIASNILYCLVFLCNIFLNIINNCSKTKTIVK; encoded by the coding sequence ATGATTAAAAACGATGTTATAAAAATTACGTTAATTGGTTTTTTATCATATTTTTTAACTGGTTCTTTAATAGTAGTTACTGGAACTATAATAGGAGATATTGCACAATATTTTAAAAAATCTATACCCCAAATGAGCTTTACTTTTACATATTTAAATATTGGGATACTTATTTCTATGTTAATAGAAATTTTTTTGATAAATAAAATATCTATTAAAAAACAATTAATTTTTGGTTTTATTTTAACAATATTAGCAATATGTGGCTTAATTAGCTCCCATCAAATCATAACATTTGCAATAAGTATATTCATATTTGGAATTATTAGTGGAATGACAATGTCAATTGGAACCTATTTAATTACTAATTTATATACAGGATCTGAAAGAGGTAGAAAACTACTTTTAACCGATTCTTGTTTTAGTTTGGCAGGTATTATTATTCCAATTTATGCATCAAAAGCTATATCTAATCACCTACATTGGTATATGATTTATATTTTTATAAGTATTATTTATTGTATTATTATGCTACTAACAATTAATACTGATTTTAATAAAATTTTTGTAACTAAACATCATCCAATAAAAAATTTAAATATTACAAATTATCCAAGTATTTGGTTAAATATAAGTATTTTATCTTGTACTGTTTTTTTATATATTTTAGGTCAATTATCTTTTATATCTTGGGTTCCTGAATATTTAATACATAAATTTAATTTATCAATTATACAATCAGGAAAAATAATTAGTATATTTTGGATGTTTTATATGATTGGAATGTGGTTTTTTAGTTTTATACTAAAATTTTTTGAATTACAAAAAATTTTAGTAATTTTAAGCGGTTTATCTACATTATTTATGTATCTTTTTATTCAAACAAATACCATTTTTTTATTATATCTGTATATATCATTTCTAGGATTTGTATCTAGCGCAATATATTCTATTTCTATAACAATAGCTTCGTTACAAACAAAATATCCTTCTTCAAAATTAATTAACTTAATTTTAATAGCAGGAACACTTGGATCACTATTTACTTTTATAATAACAAAACCATTAATTATAACATATGGAATTAAAACAGCTTTAATTGCTAGTAATATTTTGTATTGTTTAGTTTTTTTATGTAATATTTTTCTCAACATTATAAATAATTGTTCGAAAACAAAAACAATTGTTAAATAA
- the rplD gene encoding 50S ribosomal protein L4, whose protein sequence is MELFLKDTNDKITVSDTVFRRNFNESLVHQVVVAYSNGSRTGSRSNKSRAEVSGSGKKPWRQKGTGRARAGSIRSPIWRSGGVTFAAKPKNYTCKVNKKMYQESMKSIFSELIRQKRLLIFNNFSLDKPKTKLLVKKLKDMQLQEVLIITDKIDNNLNLASRNLYKCDVKEVFRINPVSLIAFNTVIMTVNAIKKIEETLL, encoded by the coding sequence ATAGAGTTATTTTTAAAGGATACAAATGATAAAATAACAGTATCTGATACTGTCTTTCGGCGTAATTTTAATGAATCTTTAGTTCATCAAGTGGTTGTTGCATATTCTAATGGATCTAGAACAGGTAGTCGATCAAATAAAAGTAGAGCTGAAGTTTCTGGATCGGGTAAAAAACCTTGGAGACAAAAAGGAACAGGAAGGGCAAGAGCAGGGTCAATTAGAAGTCCTATTTGGCGTTCAGGAGGTGTAACTTTTGCAGCAAAACCTAAGAATTATACTTGTAAAGTTAATAAAAAAATGTATCAAGAATCTATGAAAAGTATTTTTTCTGAATTAATTCGCCAAAAAAGGTTATTAATTTTTAATAATTTTTCATTAGATAAACCAAAAACAAAATTATTAGTTAAAAAATTAAAAGATATGCAACTTCAGGAAGTATTAATTATTACAGATAAGATTGATAATAATTTAAATTTAGCATCTAGAAATTTATATAAATGTGATGTCAAAGAAGTTTTCCGAATAAATCCAGTGAGTTTGATAGCTTTTAATACTGTTATTATGACAGTTAATGCTATTAAAAAAATAGAGGAAACTTTATTATGA
- the tuf gene encoding elongation factor Tu, with product MSKEIFKRSKPHINVGTIGHVDHGKTTLTAAITTVLSKKYGGSARAFDQIDNAPEEKARGITINTSHVEYDTDKRHYAHVDCPGHADYIKNMITGAAQMDGAILVVAATDGPMPQTREHILLGRQVGVPYIVVFLNKCDMVDDEELLELVEMEVRDLLTQYDFPGEDTPIVRGSALKALEGDPHWEEKIIDLANFLDAYIPEPKRAINRPFLLPIEDVFSISGRGTVVTGRVERGIIKVGEEVEIVGIKPTVKTTCTGVEMFRKLLDEGRAGENVGVLLRGTKRDEIERGQVLSKPGSIHPHTKFESKVYVLSKEEGGRHTPFFKGYRPQFYFRTTDVTGSIEFPETVEMVMPGDNIEMVVTLINPIAMEEGLRFAIREGGRTVGAGVVSKIID from the coding sequence GTGTCAAAAGAAATTTTTAAACGATCTAAACCGCATATTAATGTTGGTACAATTGGGCATGTTGACCATGGCAAGACTACTTTAACAGCGGCAATTACTACTGTTTTATCAAAAAAATATGGTGGATCTGCTCGTGCCTTTGATCAAATAGATAACGCACCTGAAGAAAAAGCTCGTGGGATTACTATTAATACATCTCATGTCGAATATGATACAGATAAACGTCATTATGCTCATGTTGATTGTCCAGGACATGCTGATTATATAAAAAATATGATTACCGGAGCGGCTCAAATGGATGGTGCTATTTTAGTTGTTGCTGCTACAGATGGACCAATGCCTCAAACACGTGAACATATATTATTAGGTAGACAAGTAGGCGTTCCATATATTGTTGTTTTTTTAAATAAATGCGATATGGTTGATGATGAAGAATTATTAGAATTAGTTGAAATGGAAGTAAGAGATTTATTAACACAATATGATTTTCCTGGTGAAGATACCCCGATTGTTCGAGGTTCTGCGTTAAAAGCTTTAGAAGGTGATCCTCATTGGGAAGAAAAAATTATTGATTTAGCAAATTTTTTGGATGCTTATATTCCCGAACCTAAAAGAGCTATTAATCGTCCATTTCTATTACCAATAGAAGATGTATTTTCTATTTCTGGAAGAGGAACGGTAGTTACTGGTCGTGTTGAAAGAGGTATTATAAAAGTAGGTGAAGAAGTAGAGATTGTTGGTATTAAACCTACAGTAAAAACAACTTGTACTGGAGTTGAAATGTTTAGGAAATTATTAGACGAAGGTAGAGCTGGAGAAAATGTAGGTGTATTATTACGTGGAACTAAACGAGACGAAATAGAAAGAGGTCAGGTTTTATCAAAACCAGGAAGTATTCATCCGCATACTAAGTTTGAATCTAAAGTATATGTTTTGTCGAAAGAAGAAGGAGGACGTCATACTCCGTTTTTTAAAGGTTATCGCCCTCAATTTTATTTTCGAACTACTGATGTTACCGGTTCTATTGAATTTCCAGAAACTGTTGAAATGGTAATGCCTGGAGATAATATTGAAATGGTTGTTACTTTAATTAATCCTATTGCCATGGAGGAAGGATTACGGTTTGCAATAAGAGAGGGTGGTAGGACTGTTGGTGCGGGAGTTGTTTCTAAAATTATTGATTAA
- the fusA gene encoding elongation factor G, translating into MVRSTPIMQYRNIGISAHIDAGKTTTTERILFYTGINHKIGEVHDGAATMDWMEQEQERGITITSAATTTFWSGMAKQYLPHRINIIDTPGHVDFTIEVERSLRVLDGVVMVYCAVGGVQPQSETVWRQAQKYHIPRIAFINKMDRMGADFFKVVSQIEQCLNVSAIPIQIPIGKEESFQGIVDLIKMKAIRWNDDQGLTFSYEIIPDDLKDTAQLWRNKILECIADSDENLMEKYLLEEFISHEEIITSLRKKVLNNEILLVTCGSAFKNKGVQALLDAIIEYLPAPNDVPPIYGAQENNQIKKKQIRTANDSEPFSALAFKIANDPFVGNLTFFRVYSGIVRSGDIILNSVKLQKERLGRIVQMHANKREEVKEVRAGDIAAAIGLKDVTTGDTLCDLQNPIILEKMEFPDPVIAISVEPKTKSDQEKMGVSLARLAKEDPSFKVHIDQESNQTIISGMGELHLEIIVDRMKREFNIDANIGTPQVAYRETIRKRINDIEGKYIKQSGGRGQYGHVVIDLFPLNNEDNQSYTFVNEIKGGVIPGEYISAIDKGIQEQLKSGPLAGYPVVNIGVRLHFGSYHDVDSSEIAFKLAASSAFKSAFKQANPVLLEPIMQVEVETPEEYMGEVIGDLSRRRGIIEGMQESINIRLIKAKVPLSEMFGYSTDLRSQTQGRASYSMEFLKYQDAPENISASIIEK; encoded by the coding sequence ATGGTTCGTTCAACGCCTATTATGCAATATAGAAATATTGGTATTAGCGCTCATATTGATGCTGGAAAAACCACTACTACAGAGCGTATTTTGTTTTATACTGGAATTAATCATAAAATTGGGGAAGTGCACGATGGTGCAGCTACAATGGATTGGATGGAACAGGAACAGGAACGAGGTATTACGATTACTTCTGCTGCGACGACTACTTTTTGGTCTGGGATGGCAAAGCAATATCTTCCTCATAGGATAAATATTATTGATACTCCAGGTCATGTCGATTTTACAATAGAGGTAGAACGATCATTACGAGTTTTAGATGGTGTAGTAATGGTATATTGTGCAGTGGGAGGAGTACAACCGCAATCTGAAACAGTGTGGAGACAGGCACAAAAATATCATATTCCAAGAATTGCTTTTATTAATAAAATGGATCGAATGGGAGCTGATTTTTTTAAAGTAGTTAGTCAAATTGAACAGTGTTTAAATGTATCAGCAATACCAATACAGATTCCAATAGGTAAAGAAGAAAGTTTTCAAGGTATTGTTGATTTAATTAAAATGAAAGCAATACGATGGAATGATGATCAAGGTTTAACATTTAGTTATGAAATTATTCCTGATGATTTAAAAGATACCGCTCAATTATGGAGAAATAAAATTTTAGAATGTATTGCTGATTCTGATGAAAATTTGATGGAAAAATATTTATTAGAGGAATTTATTTCTCATGAAGAAATAATAACTTCATTAAGAAAAAAAGTATTAAATAACGAGATACTTTTAGTTACATGCGGATCAGCTTTTAAAAATAAAGGAGTTCAAGCTTTATTAGATGCAATTATTGAATATTTACCAGCTCCTAATGATGTTCCTCCTATATATGGAGCGCAAGAAAATAATCAGATTAAAAAAAAACAAATACGAACTGCAAATGATTCTGAACCTTTTTCAGCTTTAGCGTTTAAAATTGCTAATGATCCATTTGTTGGTAATTTAACTTTTTTTAGGGTTTATTCTGGTATTGTTCGCTCAGGAGATATAATATTAAATTCAGTAAAATTACAAAAAGAACGGCTAGGTCGAATTGTACAAATGCATGCAAATAAACGTGAAGAAGTAAAAGAAGTAAGAGCAGGAGATATTGCTGCAGCTATTGGATTAAAAGATGTAACTACAGGGGATACATTATGTGATTTACAAAATCCTATTATTTTAGAAAAAATGGAATTTCCAGACCCTGTTATAGCAATTTCTGTAGAGCCTAAAACAAAATCTGATCAGGAAAAAATGGGAGTCTCATTAGCTCGATTAGCCAAAGAAGATCCTTCATTTAAGGTACATATAGATCAAGAGTCAAATCAAACAATTATTTCTGGAATGGGTGAATTACATTTAGAAATTATTGTTGATCGGATGAAAAGAGAATTCAACATAGATGCTAATATTGGAACTCCTCAAGTTGCATATCGTGAAACTATTAGAAAGAGAATCAATGATATTGAAGGAAAATATATCAAGCAATCTGGTGGTCGTGGTCAGTATGGACATGTTGTTATTGATTTATTTCCGTTAAATAACGAAGATAATCAATCTTATACTTTTGTTAATGAAATAAAAGGGGGTGTGATTCCAGGAGAATATATTTCTGCAATTGACAAAGGTATTCAAGAACAATTAAAGTCAGGACCTTTAGCTGGTTATCCTGTTGTAAATATAGGTGTAAGATTACATTTTGGATCTTATCACGATGTAGATTCTTCTGAAATTGCATTTAAATTAGCAGCTTCATCTGCGTTTAAATCTGCATTTAAGCAAGCTAATCCGGTTTTACTTGAACCGATTATGCAAGTAGAGGTAGAAACTCCTGAAGAATATATGGGAGAAGTTATTGGTGATTTAAGTCGACGTAGAGGTATTATTGAAGGAATGCAAGAATCTATTAACATTCGACTTATTAAAGCTAAAGTTCCTTTATCTGAAATGTTTGGGTATTCTACTGATTTACGATCTCAAACACAAGGGAGGGCTTCTTATTCTATGGAATTTTTAAAATATCAAGACGCTCCAGAAAATATATCTGCATCAATTATAGAAAAATAA
- the tusD gene encoding sulfurtransferase complex subunit TusD → MQFVIMVSDFFLNKENSNSAFLFACSLLKLGHKLNNVFFYFDAVLHANNMITTSYDQINLGLEWNKLSINYNFPIYVCSKTSIERGIVSKNEVKSTKYLNYMNMYPSCNLIGYTEWLLLTYKCDRIIQF, encoded by the coding sequence ATGCAGTTTGTAATCATGGTTAGTGATTTTTTTTTAAATAAAGAAAATTCTAATAGTGCATTTTTATTTGCTTGTTCTTTACTAAAATTAGGTCATAAATTAAATAATGTATTTTTTTATTTTGATGCTGTATTACATGCTAATAATATGATTACAACGTCATACGATCAAATTAATTTAGGTTTAGAATGGAATAAATTGTCTATAAATTATAATTTTCCTATTTATGTATGCTCAAAAACAAGTATAGAACGAGGTATTGTATCAAAAAATGAGGTAAAAAGTACAAAGTATTTAAATTATATGAATATGTATCCTTCTTGTAATTTAATTGGTTATACTGAATGGTTATTATTGACTTATAAATGTGATAGAATAATACAATTTTAA
- the rpsL gene encoding 30S ribosomal protein S12, with the protein MSTVNQLVRKPRKKKILKNNVPALSKSPQKRGVCTRVYTTTPKKPNSALRKVCRVRLTNGFEVTAYIGGEGHNLQEHSVILIRGGRVKDLPGVRYHVVRGSLDCAGVKDRKKSRSKYGVKKVKS; encoded by the coding sequence ATGTCTACAGTAAATCAATTAGTAAGAAAACCAAGAAAGAAAAAAATATTAAAAAATAATGTTCCAGCTTTAAGTAAATCACCACAAAAACGAGGGGTATGTACTCGAGTTTATACAACAACTCCTAAAAAACCCAATTCTGCTCTTAGAAAAGTATGTCGAGTACGTCTAACAAATGGTTTTGAAGTAACAGCATATATTGGAGGAGAGGGTCATAATCTACAAGAGCATTCTGTAATTTTAATAAGAGGGGGCCGCGTGAAAGATTTACCAGGTGTTAGATATCATGTAGTGCGAGGTTCTTTAGATTGTGCAGGAGTAAAAGATAGAAAAAAATCTCGTTCTAAGTATGGAGTAAAGAAAGTTAAATCTTAA
- the tusB gene encoding sulfurtransferase complex subunit TusB — MLHMLMQSPFETNVLLINQMLEPLDDFIALQNGVFISLANNVFCHEFQSAPCSLFVLKEDLLARGLLSKVNPVFRIINYSKFVYLTVKHKNQIKW; from the coding sequence ATGTTACATATGTTAATGCAATCACCTTTTGAAACCAATGTTTTATTAATAAATCAGATGTTAGAACCATTAGATGATTTTATTGCATTACAAAATGGAGTTTTTATTAGTTTAGCTAATAATGTATTTTGTCATGAATTTCAATCTGCTCCGTGTTCTTTATTTGTACTTAAAGAGGATTTATTAGCTAGAGGGTTATTATCTAAGGTTAATCCTGTTTTTCGTATTATTAATTATTCAAAATTTGTATATTTAACAGTAAAACATAAAAATCAAATTAAATGGTAA
- a CDS encoding acetylornithine/succinyldiaminopimelate transaminase, translated as MSDLKKDLSMFYKYMIPFYQPRSIIPIKGKGCYLWDQNGKQYVDFSGGIAVLPLGHSHYLLNRVLKKQSKYLWHISNIFTNIPSLDLAKKLVQSSFADYVFFANSGAEANEAALKIALYYAAIKYNKKKNNIVSFYNSFHGRTLFTVSVGGQSRYSSVFNSNIIFGGINHIAFNNIIEIEHVINSKTCAVIVELIQGEGGIIPAELFFIRKLRELCNIHNVLLIFDEVQTGIGRTGTLFAYEQYNVCPDIMTLAKSLGGGFPISAVLTTKEIAVSLHPGLHGTTYGGNPLACSIANAVLDIVNQDSFLKSIRRKSLFFIKKIKKINSKYNFLKTIRGKGLLLGIELNQDCNFSIKDVIETTQKNGLILLHAGKNVLRIAPPLNISYKDISMGLERFDQSLKELSYC; from the coding sequence ATGTCTGATTTAAAAAAAGACTTATCAATGTTTTATAAATATATGATTCCATTTTATCAACCTCGATCTATTATTCCAATAAAAGGTAAGGGTTGTTATTTATGGGATCAAAATGGAAAACAGTATGTTGATTTTTCTGGAGGTATCGCTGTTTTGCCATTAGGTCACTCTCACTATTTATTAAACAGAGTTTTAAAAAAACAAAGTAAATATTTGTGGCATATTAGTAATATTTTTACAAATATACCATCTTTAGATTTAGCAAAAAAATTAGTACAATCTAGTTTTGCTGATTATGTTTTTTTTGCTAATTCTGGAGCTGAAGCTAATGAAGCTGCTTTAAAAATTGCTTTATATTATGCTGCAATTAAATATAATAAAAAAAAAAATAATATCGTTTCTTTTTATAACTCTTTTCACGGAAGGACATTATTTACAGTATCAGTAGGAGGTCAATCAAGATATTCTTCTGTATTTAATTCTAACATTATATTTGGAGGAATTAATCACATTGCATTTAATAATATTATTGAAATTGAACATGTAATTAATTCAAAAACTTGTGCAGTAATTGTCGAATTAATACAAGGAGAGGGTGGTATTATACCAGCAGAGCTATTTTTTATTAGAAAATTACGCGAATTATGTAATATTCATAATGTTTTATTAATTTTTGATGAAGTACAAACAGGAATTGGCAGAACTGGAACTTTATTTGCATATGAACAATATAATGTCTGTCCGGATATTATGACTTTAGCAAAATCATTAGGAGGAGGATTTCCTATAAGTGCAGTATTAACTACAAAAGAAATTGCTGTTTCATTACATCCAGGATTGCATGGAACAACTTATGGAGGTAATCCTTTAGCTTGTTCGATTGCCAATGCAGTATTAGATATAGTAAATCAAGATAGTTTTCTAAAATCTATTAGAAGAAAAAGTTTATTTTTTATAAAAAAAATAAAAAAAATTAATTCAAAATATAATTTTTTGAAAACGATACGCGGAAAAGGTTTATTATTAGGAATAGAGTTAAATCAAGATTGTAATTTTAGTATAAAAGATGTCATAGAGACAACTCAAAAAAACGGTTTAATTTTATTACATGCAGGTAAAAATGTGCTTCGAATTGCTCCTCCTTTAAATATTAGTTATAAAGATATTTCCATGGGGTTAGAACGTTTTGATCAATCATTAAAAGAATTATCGTATTGTTAA
- the rpsG gene encoding 30S ribosomal protein S7, whose product MSRRRAIGSRKIVPDPKFVSELLSKFINILMIDGKKTVAEDIVYSALDSLSKKLNKPALEVFESALENVRPTVEVKSRRVGGSTYQVPVEVRLVRRNTLAMRWIIDAARKRNDNSMSLRLYYELQDASENKGLAVKKREEIHKMAEANKAFAHYRW is encoded by the coding sequence ATGTCTAGACGTCGAGCAATTGGATCAAGAAAAATCGTTCCTGATCCAAAGTTTGTATCAGAATTGTTGTCTAAGTTTATAAATATATTAATGATAGACGGAAAAAAAACTGTAGCTGAAGATATCGTGTATTCAGCTTTAGATTCTTTATCAAAAAAATTAAACAAACCAGCATTAGAAGTATTTGAATCTGCTTTAGAAAATGTTCGTCCTACAGTAGAAGTAAAATCTAGAAGAGTAGGAGGTTCAACATATCAAGTTCCAGTAGAAGTACGACTAGTTCGAAGAAATACATTAGCAATGCGATGGATTATTGATGCTGCAAGAAAAAGAAATGATAATTCTATGTCTTTGCGGTTGTATTATGAATTACAAGATGCATCAGAAAATAAAGGATTAGCTGTAAAAAAGAGAGAAGAAATCCATAAAATGGCCGAAGCTAATAAAGCATTTGCGCATTATCGATGGTGA
- the rpsJ gene encoding 30S ribosomal protein S10 → MQNQRIRIRLKAFDHRLIDLSTTEIVETAKRTGAQVRGPIPLPTRKERFTILISPHVNKDARDQYEIRTHKRLIDIVEPTEKTVDALMRLDLAAGVDVQISLG, encoded by the coding sequence ATGCAAAATCAAAGAATACGTATACGACTTAAAGCTTTTGATCATAGATTAATAGATTTATCTACTACTGAAATAGTAGAAACGGCTAAGAGAACAGGCGCTCAAGTAAGAGGGCCGATACCTCTTCCTACTCGTAAAGAACGTTTTACTATTTTAATTTCTCCTCATGTGAACAAAGATGCTCGTGATCAATATGAAATTCGTACACATAAAAGATTAATTGATATAGTAGAACCTACTGAAAAAACTGTTGACGCATTGATGAGGTTGGATTTAGCTGCAGGAGTAGATGTGCAAATTAGTTTAGGATAA
- the tusC gene encoding sulfurtransferase complex subunit TusC — translation MNTSSFKQYKSFAIIFSSAPYENNIGYEGLNIALVLASLEKKISLFFLEDGIFQILNHQNPNYINCHNSSLSFKIFKMYKLINFYISIESLQKRGLFSNNDFIVPVNIFNISKISEKIKKCNFILKF, via the coding sequence ATGAATACATCTTCATTTAAGCAGTATAAATCTTTTGCTATTATTTTTTCTTCAGCTCCATATGAAAATAATATAGGTTATGAAGGTTTAAATATTGCATTAGTTCTAGCTTCTTTAGAAAAAAAAATAAGTTTATTTTTTCTTGAAGATGGAATATTTCAAATATTAAATCATCAAAATCCTAATTATATTAATTGTCATAATTCATCTCTTTCTTTTAAAATATTTAAAATGTATAAATTAATTAATTTTTATATTTCTATTGAGTCATTACAAAAAAGAGGATTGTTTTCTAACAATGATTTTATAGTTCCTGTAAATATTTTTAATATTAGTAAAATTTCAGAAAAAATTAAAAAGTGTAATTTTATTTTAAAATTTTAA